Genomic window (Nitrospinota bacterium):
GACTTCTTTGTCCAGGAAATGGAACACGGATACGATACCAGGATCGGAGAACGCGGTGTTAAGTTGTCTGGGGGCCAAAAACAGCGGATTGCGATTGCTCGCGCGATTTTGAGAAACGCACCGATACTGGTTCTCGATGAAGCCACCTCATCATTGGATTCGGCATCCGAAAAAATTGTCCAGGACGCCCTGCATAATCTGATGGAACATCGCACCACATTTGTGATCGCCCACCGCCTCTCCACCGTAAAAAATGCCAATCGGATTATTGTTCTCGACAAGGGGGAAATCGTCGAAACGGGGACGCACGAAACTTTGCTCGTCGATAGCAAATTGTATCGAAAGTATTATGAAATGCAGTTTTCCAAATGATCATTCTCGGAATTTATGGGTAGCAGTCGCTAATAGAATTTAACCTGTCAGATAAATATGAACAGTCAGTTTCGATCAGATGGTAAAAAGATTCGCCTGGATGTGGGGGGAGGTGGGCTCGATCAAAATAAAATTGATCGTTATAAACGATATATTGGTATGGATTACGATCCATCTGACTTTACGGTTATCGATGTAGCGCCACTTCCCGGAGTGAACCTGGTTTGTGACTTGTCCCAGGGGCTGCCTTTAGAGAGTGGTTCTGTGCATGAAGTGTATTGTGTGCATGTCCTTGAGCATATTCAAGATTTGAAAGGCATCATGAGGGAAATCCACAGGGTGTTGAAACCGGGAGGACTTCTTAAAATATGGGTCCCGCATTGTTTTAGCCCCATAGCTTTTGGCGACAGCACGCATGTCAGATTTTTCACCTTTGAAACCTTTTCCCAATTCGACAAAAAGAGTCCCGGCTCTTATTATTATGA
Coding sequences:
- a CDS encoding methyltransferase domain-containing protein — encoded protein: MNSQFRSDGKKIRLDVGGGGLDQNKIDRYKRYIGMDYDPSDFTVIDVAPLPGVNLVCDLSQGLPLESGSVHEVYCVHVLEHIQDLKGIMREIHRVLKPGGLLKIWVPHCFSPIAFGDSTHVRFFTFETFSQFDKKSPGSYYYDFHFEMIQSKMQIFRRWYKVKWFDKILERLINRKQRRGERFLKILPYKEWEVVTELRKEQ